Part of the Desertifilum tharense IPPAS B-1220 genome, AATTCCATGCTGGGGACTGAACAGAAGCGCTAGAAAAAATAGACCGGAAGCGACCAGAACAATAGCCGGGCCAGAGGGTAAATTAAAAAAGTAGCTCAAGTACATCCCGCTAACGCTCGATATCACGCCGAGAATCCCGCCCAGAATCATGACCTGATGCAGGCGATTGACTAACAGGTAGGCGGTGGCTCCGGGAGTAATTAACAGGGCTAAAACGAGAATAACGCCGACCGCCTTCATACTCGCCACAATCGTCAGCGCAATTAACAGCATTAAGCCAAAATTTAAGAGATTGACGGGTAAACCGGCTGCTTGCGCGCCTAATGGGTCAAAGGTATAGAATTGCAGTTCCTTATACAGCAGGATAATCGCGGCTAAAACGACTAGGGCGATCGCGCCTGTACTGAAGACATCGCTAGCGGTGACGCCCAGGATATTACCAAACAGGAAATGGTTGAGGTCGATTTTCTGTTCTTTTTGGATAATCGCAATTAGGGTAATTCCCAAAGCGAAAAAAGCTGAGAGGACAATTCCCATCGCCGCGTCTTCTTTAATCGGCGATCGCTCCTTGATCCAAGCGATCGCCAGGGTACTGATCACTCCTGCAATAAACGCGCCCACAAAGATATTGGCACCTATCATAAAGGCAAGAGCTAACCCCGGTAACACCGAATGGCTAATGGCATCGCCGAGTAGGGCCAACCGCTGTACCATTAGGTAGGTACCCACCGACGCACAGATAATACCGACCAAAACGGCGATCGCTAGAGAGCGCTGCATAAAGCCAAACTGCAATGGCTCAATTAAAATTTCCCACATATTTAGGTATTGAAGTGCTGAGTGCTGTTGCGCTAACTTCTGCGTAGCGCTGTGCTAAGTCAAAAATTAGTCGTTCGTCTTAACCGTTATGGCTACAGCGATAACGGCTAAGTCAGAAGAAGGATGGAGCGTTAGAGAAATTAAAGTATATTTTTTAGGCGGCTTCTGAATAAAAGGCAACATGACCCCCGTAAGCATAATCTAGATTCGCTTTCGTCA contains:
- a CDS encoding metal ABC transporter permease is translated as MWEILIEPLQFGFMQRSLAIAVLVGIICASVGTYLMVQRLALLGDAISHSVLPGLALAFMIGANIFVGAFIAGVISTLAIAWIKERSPIKEDAAMGIVLSAFFALGITLIAIIQKEQKIDLNHFLFGNILGVTASDVFSTGAIALVVLAAIILLYKELQFYTFDPLGAQAAGLPVNLLNFGLMLLIALTIVASMKAVGVILVLALLITPGATAYLLVNRLHQVMILGGILGVISSVSGMYLSYFFNLPSGPAIVLVASGLFFLALLFSPQHGILTHPKSNTGQSPIWRELQQLRRSRS